A window of Caldicellulosiruptoraceae bacterium PP1 contains these coding sequences:
- a CDS encoding LacI family DNA-binding transcriptional regulator, with protein sequence MPSIKDVAKLAGVTVTTVSRVLNNRGYISDKTRKKVFEAMKELNYQPNEIARSLYRKKSNFLGLIIPDVSHPFFGELTKHIEYYAYKNGYKLLLCNSYLDSTKEKDYIDMLKRNQVDGIIMGSHTLETNEYLNLELPIVAFDRYLSDKIPYITSDNYNGGVIATKLLIERGCKKIAHISGPLELNTPANKRYQGFLDVVKENNIDYVVVETRLNNFDQEEYKRIVIELLKRHPDIDGIFASSDMIAAVAISISELLKRKVPDNLKIVGYDDVKLASLTVPSITTIRQPIEQIAKLSIELILKQIEGEKVNIENVLPITLVERRTA encoded by the coding sequence ATGCCAAGTATAAAAGACGTTGCAAAATTAGCCGGTGTAACAGTTACCACTGTTTCAAGGGTTTTAAATAATAGGGGTTATATAAGTGACAAAACCAGAAAAAAAGTCTTTGAAGCTATGAAAGAGTTAAACTATCAACCAAATGAAATTGCAAGATCGCTTTATAGAAAAAAGTCAAACTTTTTAGGGCTTATAATTCCTGATGTATCTCATCCTTTTTTTGGAGAACTTACAAAACATATTGAATATTATGCATATAAAAATGGATATAAGTTGTTACTTTGTAATTCCTATTTAGATAGTACAAAAGAAAAAGATTATATTGATATGTTAAAAAGAAATCAAGTGGATGGAATAATTATGGGTAGTCATACACTTGAAACAAACGAGTATCTAAACTTAGAATTACCCATTGTAGCATTTGATAGATACTTATCAGATAAGATACCCTATATAACATCTGATAACTATAATGGTGGGGTTATTGCAACAAAGTTATTAATAGAAAGAGGATGCAAGAAAATAGCACATATTAGCGGCCCATTAGAACTAAACACACCTGCTAATAAAAGATATCAAGGCTTTTTAGATGTTGTTAAAGAAAACAATATTGATTATGTTGTTGTAGAAACAAGATTAAATAACTTCGATCAGGAAGAATATAAAAGGATTGTAATAGAATTATTAAAAAGACATCCTGATATTGATGGTATATTTGCAAGCAGTGATATGATAGCTGCAGTTGCAATCTCAATTTCAGAACTTTTAAAAAGAAAAGTACCTGATAATCTTAAGATAGTTGGATATGATGATGTAAAACTTGCCTCATTAACAGTACCTTCAATAACTACCATAAGGCAACCAATAGAGCAGATAGCAAAGCTATCAATAGAACTCATTCTTAAGCAAATAGAAGGTGAAAAGGTAAACATAGAGAATGTTCTGCCAATAACATTGGTGGAAAGAAGAACAGCATAG
- a CDS encoding ABC transporter permease: MIILLNFKRILKNKVNLFFMVIFPTILIMLIMLLSFSKNQFRVGIVDEDNTKFTHIIKNEISKKANIILLDKDSIKERLIETTIDYIVIFDKGTTDKIITKKQANIEAYFVEGNTSYMSIKGYIESLLDSSLKISKISNTQGQFYNNLEKYLNGSISLESKTHNSSKKGVDRLLAALGFIVMSMLFLAANSTQLLLIDKFKKTTLRIFVSPISFKNFIIQNIISWYLILVIQVFLLFSLIYFIFFKEIGISLIKVNIVFLIFAFTSVSLGMFMTNISKDPRQAGILSSIIITPLCMLGGCYWPLEFMPSFLQKAAKFIPTSWIIKACKDALFGVNSSIFLKDIFIIILFSIFFLLISFKKKSDMI, from the coding sequence ATGATTATTTTACTTAACTTTAAAAGAATTTTAAAAAATAAAGTTAATCTTTTCTTTATGGTAATATTCCCAACAATACTAATAATGCTCATTATGTTATTATCATTTTCAAAAAACCAATTTAGAGTTGGAATTGTTGATGAGGACAATACAAAATTTACACATATAATAAAAAATGAGATTTCAAAAAAGGCTAACATAATATTATTAGATAAGGATAGTATTAAAGAAAGGCTTATTGAAACAACTATTGATTATATAGTTATATTTGATAAAGGAACAACAGATAAGATAATTACAAAAAAACAGGCAAATATTGAGGCATATTTTGTTGAAGGTAATACTTCCTATATGTCAATAAAGGGATATATAGAAAGCCTTCTTGATAGCTCTTTAAAAATTTCAAAAATATCAAATACACAGGGACAATTTTACAATAATTTAGAAAAATATCTTAATGGAAGCATTTCTTTAGAGTCAAAAACACATAATTCATCAAAAAAAGGTGTTGACAGATTACTTGCGGCCTTAGGTTTTATAGTAATGAGTATGCTTTTTTTAGCGGCAAACAGCACTCAGCTTCTACTTATTGATAAATTTAAAAAAACTACTCTAAGAATTTTTGTGTCTCCTATAAGTTTTAAAAATTTCATTATTCAAAATATTATTAGCTGGTATTTAATTTTAGTCATACAGGTATTTTTATTGTTTAGTTTAATTTACTTCATTTTCTTTAAAGAAATAGGTATATCACTTATTAAAGTAAATATAGTTTTCTTGATTTTTGCATTTACTTCAGTTTCCTTAGGTATGTTTATGACAAATATAAGCAAAGATCCAAGGCAAGCTGGCATTCTTTCTTCAATAATAATTACACCTTTGTGTATGCTTGGTGGTTGTTACTGGCCTTTAGAATTTATGCCTTCTTTTTTACAAAAGGCCGCAAAATTTATACCTACTTCATGGATCATTAAGGCTTGCAAAGATGCTTTATTTGGCGTAAATTCTTCTATATTTCTAAAAGATATTTTTATAATTATCTTGTTCTCAATATTCTTTTTACTAATCTCATTTAAGAAAAAATCTGATATGATATAA
- a CDS encoding corrinoid protein, with protein MSILNEISELIQKGNAKLVPEKVKEALSQGISAEQILNEALVAGMSVVGEKFKNNEIYVPEVLIAARAMKAGMEILKPILTETGVKPVGKVIIGTVKGDLHDIGKNLVAMMMIGAGLEVIDLGVDVDSEKFIQAIKEHQPQVVAMSALLTTTMPQMKNIIDEINNQGLRNQVKIMVGGAPVTERFAKEIGADAYTPDAASAAEVAKQFAMNVA; from the coding sequence GTGTCAATATTAAATGAAATTTCAGAGTTAATACAAAAAGGAAATGCAAAATTAGTACCAGAAAAGGTAAAAGAGGCTTTATCACAAGGGATTTCTGCAGAACAAATTCTTAATGAAGCACTTGTAGCAGGAATGTCAGTTGTTGGTGAAAAATTTAAGAACAATGAAATTTATGTTCCAGAAGTGTTAATTGCTGCAAGAGCAATGAAAGCAGGAATGGAAATACTTAAACCCATTCTTACAGAAACAGGTGTAAAACCAGTTGGTAAAGTCATTATTGGAACAGTTAAGGGAGATTTACATGATATAGGCAAAAACTTAGTAGCAATGATGATGATTGGTGCTGGACTTGAAGTCATTGACTTAGGTGTTGATGTAGATTCTGAAAAGTTTATACAAGCAATTAAAGAACATCAACCACAAGTTGTAGCAATGTCTGCACTGCTTACTACAACAATGCCTCAAATGAAAAATATAATTGATGAAATTAATAACCAAGGATTAAGAAACCAAGTTAAAATAATGGTTGGTGGAGCTCCAGTTACAGAACGTTTTGCTAAAGAAATAGGTGCTGATGCATATACTCCAGATGCAGCTTCAGCAGCAGAGGTGGCAAAACAATTTGCAATGAATGTTGCATAA
- a CDS encoding ABC transporter permease, whose amino-acid sequence MNIFVTAFITIKRNFRDKKVLSLMILFPIVLILILGTSLSSVFNNDFDISKYRTHLYYTNLDNSSLSLAIEEALNAKEVSNIIIAKKVNSINEINDKEYYAYIKINKNFSQDILNNKKATITVYSNKADNLKELIVFTFLESIIDKTNLAITYIKTNNYSKLSEISKMDTLINDRQIRKTEVPNAMSFYAVTMLILILMYGANYGNNLLFEEIRTNTYIRLKTVPTKFASIFIGKILGCIVTVFIEAIIIIFVSKVFYKANWGSNLPFILLVVFVFSVFVTTLGLFFALLLNDEKRSNFFLQLIIPISTFLSGGYFKIDSPNSIVEKIGHIMPNYIGQNALFNIIYGSVNKTNFYLICLLIATCVLFLFISLLGRRYVK is encoded by the coding sequence TTGAATATATTTGTTACCGCTTTTATCACAATAAAAAGAAATTTTAGAGATAAAAAAGTTCTTTCACTCATGATTTTATTCCCAATAGTTTTAATTTTAATATTAGGAACATCTCTTAGTTCAGTTTTCAATAATGATTTTGATATTAGTAAATATAGAACCCATTTATATTATACAAATTTAGATAATTCTTCCCTTTCCTTAGCCATTGAAGAGGCTCTAAATGCTAAAGAGGTTTCTAATATCATAATTGCTAAGAAGGTAAATAGTATTAATGAAATAAATGATAAAGAATATTATGCCTATATAAAAATCAACAAAAACTTTTCTCAAGATATTTTAAACAATAAAAAAGCTACAATTACAGTCTATTCAAATAAAGCAGATAATTTAAAAGAATTAATTGTTTTTACATTTTTAGAAAGCATAATTGATAAAACCAATTTAGCAATAACATATATAAAAACAAATAATTATTCCAAACTTTCCGAGATATCAAAAATGGATACATTAATAAACGATAGGCAAATAAGAAAAACAGAAGTCCCTAATGCTATGTCATTCTATGCTGTTACAATGCTTATTCTAATCTTGATGTATGGAGCAAATTATGGTAATAACTTGCTTTTTGAGGAAATAAGGACAAATACTTATATAAGACTTAAAACAGTACCTACAAAATTTGCAAGTATTTTTATAGGAAAAATATTAGGCTGTATTGTAACTGTTTTTATTGAGGCAATTATTATAATATTTGTTTCAAAGGTTTTTTATAAAGCAAATTGGGGTAGCAATTTACCTTTTATACTTTTAGTGGTATTTGTTTTCAGTGTTTTTGTAACAACTTTAGGATTATTTTTTGCTTTACTATTAAATGATGAAAAAAGGTCTAATTTCTTTTTACAATTAATAATACCAATATCCACTTTTTTATCAGGAGGCTACTTCAAAATAGATTCTCCAAACTCCATAGTAGAAAAAATTGGTCATATAATGCCAAATTATATAGGTCAAAATGCATTGTTTAATATAATTTATGGTTCAGTAAATAAAACCAACTTTTATTTAATATGTTTACTCATTGCCACTTGCGTTCTGTTTTTATTCATATCCTTGTTAGGAAGGAGATATGTAAAATGA
- a CDS encoding sensor histidine kinase, translating into MRIYLKIILYLFTIFLVLYTSSVSYPQVFIFLLFSIIDVIYEKYNKKQYLLIIQAMLFIFSAIYYQQFVFLVPKLVSDIYLKLNKKYILFLSSVALPFINNILYISFYIVLSLLTFIIIILEQEYNESKINYRRLFDSERISKYQLEEAYMRLERLSNQAVQIAELNERNRIAREIHDNVGHNIAGVLLQLQAAKALIKNNDEKGLMFLDNSIVRLSEGLDILRNTVHNLKPKITYDFNYIKNIIESFNFCPTSFSVNGSIEKIKPYHVETLSMILKEALTNTSKHSNATYIDIKIDIYQKFIRFYIKDNGVGAKVIKEGMGLSNIKERIRNVGGEVSFSGDNGFMIVAIIPFIKEGVED; encoded by the coding sequence ATGAGGATATATTTAAAAATAATATTATATTTATTTACCATATTTTTGGTATTATATACATCAAGTGTTTCTTATCCTCAAGTATTTATATTTTTGTTATTCTCCATCATTGATGTTATATATGAAAAATATAATAAAAAGCAGTATTTATTAATAATTCAAGCAATGCTGTTTATATTTTCAGCAATTTATTATCAACAGTTTGTTTTTCTTGTTCCTAAGTTAGTTTCTGATATCTATTTAAAGTTAAATAAAAAATATATTTTATTTTTATCTTCTGTTGCATTACCTTTTATCAATAATATCTTATATATATCCTTTTATATTGTTCTTTCACTCTTAACATTTATTATTATAATCCTTGAACAAGAATACAATGAAAGTAAAATAAATTATAGAAGACTCTTTGATTCTGAAAGAATATCAAAATACCAACTTGAAGAGGCATATATGCGTCTTGAAAGACTATCTAATCAAGCTGTACAAATTGCAGAATTAAATGAAAGAAATAGAATTGCAAGAGAAATACATGATAATGTTGGCCATAATATTGCTGGTGTTTTACTTCAGCTTCAGGCTGCAAAAGCACTTATTAAAAATAATGACGAAAAAGGATTAATGTTTTTAGATAACTCCATTGTTAGGTTGTCAGAAGGATTAGATATTTTAAGAAATACAGTTCACAACCTTAAGCCCAAAATAACTTATGACTTCAATTATATTAAAAATATAATTGAAAGCTTTAATTTTTGCCCTACATCATTCAGTGTAAATGGTTCTATTGAAAAGATAAAACCTTATCACGTTGAGACACTTTCAATGATTTTAAAGGAAGCTTTAACAAATACCTCAAAACATTCAAATGCAACCTATATTGATATTAAAATTGATATTTACCAAAAATTTATAAGATTTTATATAAAGGATAATGGAGTTGGTGCAAAAGTAATTAAAGAAGGTATGGGACTTAGCAATATAAAAGAAAGAATAAGAAATGTTGGTGGCGAAGTAAGTTTTTCAGGTGATAATGGGTTTATGATTGTTGCAATAATACCATTCATAAAAGAAGGTGTTGAAGATTAA
- a CDS encoding uroporphyrinogen decarboxylase family protein: MLTGKERISNILKRKPVDRIGLFEHFWGDTINKWSKQGYIKKDEDIIKHFGFDLDIFWAFGMTADLDFEPQVIEETEETILIKDGNGAVLRRHKLHDATPEHVDFTVKERKDWEEYIKPLLKPDRRRINFEGYRDAKKRAEEREVFFCWSGCNVFELMHPVCGHEYMLMGMALDPDWIKDMANTYSDLTINLMEMLFEEEGYPDGIWFYEDMGFKGKPFMSPAMYKELIQPYHKKTIDFAHSHNLPVIMHSCGYVEPLLPGMIEAGIDCLQVIEVKAGMDLLKLYHDYGDILSFMGGIDVRVLYTNNKEEINKELESKIPIVKNKFGYVLHSDHSIPDTVEYESYKYFIERGLELGTY; this comes from the coding sequence ATGTTAACTGGCAAAGAAAGAATTTCAAATATTTTAAAAAGAAAGCCAGTTGATAGAATTGGCTTATTCGAGCATTTTTGGGGGGATACCATTAATAAATGGTCAAAACAAGGTTATATCAAAAAGGATGAGGATATTATAAAACACTTTGGTTTTGATTTAGATATTTTTTGGGCGTTTGGTATGACTGCAGATTTAGATTTTGAACCTCAAGTTATCGAAGAAACTGAGGAGACTATTTTAATAAAAGATGGTAACGGAGCTGTTTTAAGAAGACACAAGTTACATGATGCTACTCCTGAACATGTTGATTTTACAGTAAAAGAAAGAAAAGACTGGGAAGAGTATATAAAACCTCTGTTGAAGCCCGACCGAAGAAGGATTAATTTTGAAGGATATAGAGATGCAAAGAAAAGGGCAGAGGAGAGAGAGGTGTTTTTCTGCTGGTCAGGTTGTAATGTGTTTGAGCTAATGCATCCTGTTTGTGGTCATGAATATATGCTTATGGGTATGGCTTTAGATCCAGACTGGATTAAGGATATGGCAAATACATATTCAGATCTAACTATTAACCTAATGGAAATGTTATTTGAAGAAGAAGGATACCCAGATGGTATATGGTTTTATGAAGATATGGGGTTTAAAGGAAAACCATTTATGTCTCCAGCAATGTATAAGGAATTAATTCAGCCATATCACAAAAAGACCATTGATTTTGCTCATAGCCATAATCTACCTGTTATTATGCATTCTTGTGGATATGTTGAACCCTTGTTACCTGGTATGATTGAAGCTGGTATTGATTGTCTCCAAGTTATCGAGGTAAAAGCAGGTATGGACCTATTAAAGCTATATCATGATTATGGAGACATATTGTCTTTTATGGGAGGAATTGATGTTAGAGTATTATATACTAATAATAAAGAAGAGATAAATAAAGAACTTGAATCAAAGATACCTATTGTAAAAAATAAATTTGGCTATGTTCTACATTCAGATCATTCAATACCAGACACAGTTGAATATGAAAGCTATAAATATTTCATTGAAAGAGGATTGGAACTTGGGACCTATTAA
- a CDS encoding uroporphyrinogen decarboxylase family protein — MSKQLLFDVLRCKEAKRPAWVPFVGCHGAKLIDIAADKYLRNADYIFDGVSKAIDLYKPDGIPAFFDLQVEAEAIGCKLKWVPDNPPSVISHPLIEGAKLDDLHIPTKNDGRIPIMVDVIERLKSKFDDVAIYALVTGPFTLALHLMGADIFTEMYDNPEYLKKVINFTKETCKTVSNYYIQAGADVIAVVDPMVSQISPEHFEEFEKDAISEVFSFIKQRGVYTSFFVCGNAKRNIELMVSCKPDNISVDENIPLEYLKEIALNNNVSFGGNIELTSVMLLGSEDDNRVSAFKHIEIGGNRGYVLSPGCDIPYNTPVKNIQAIAEVLFEESRYEKYANLIAKEIDINDVRIPNFEGDILRIDLFTLDSAACAPCQYMVEAVLQTLDEDLKNNVRVFEHKIKNIEAIKLMKSLNVTQIPTIMIDGKIEYESIIPSIQELKSKIEGALNRKLKSYK, encoded by the coding sequence ATGAGTAAACAGCTACTTTTTGATGTTTTAAGATGTAAAGAGGCTAAAAGACCGGCTTGGGTTCCTTTTGTTGGTTGCCATGGTGCAAAATTAATTGATATTGCTGCAGATAAATATCTAAGAAATGCAGATTATATTTTTGATGGTGTTAGTAAGGCTATTGATTTATATAAACCAGATGGTATACCAGCTTTTTTTGACCTTCAAGTTGAAGCAGAAGCTATTGGATGTAAGCTTAAGTGGGTGCCAGATAATCCACCTTCAGTAATTTCTCATCCCCTTATTGAAGGAGCTAAATTAGATGATCTTCATATTCCAACGAAAAATGACGGAAGAATACCAATAATGGTTGATGTCATTGAAAGGCTAAAAAGCAAATTTGATGATGTGGCCATATATGCTCTTGTGACTGGTCCTTTTACATTAGCATTACATTTAATGGGTGCTGATATATTTACCGAAATGTATGATAACCCTGAATATTTGAAGAAAGTTATTAATTTTACCAAAGAAACCTGTAAAACTGTAAGTAATTATTATATACAAGCAGGAGCAGATGTAATTGCAGTAGTTGATCCAATGGTTTCTCAAATATCACCTGAACATTTTGAAGAGTTTGAAAAAGACGCAATAAGTGAAGTATTTAGCTTTATCAAACAAAGAGGAGTATATACATCATTCTTTGTTTGCGGCAACGCAAAAAGGAATATTGAGTTAATGGTTAGTTGTAAACCAGACAATATATCAGTTGATGAAAATATTCCACTTGAGTATTTAAAAGAGATTGCATTGAATAATAATGTCTCATTTGGTGGAAACATTGAATTAACGTCAGTTATGTTGTTAGGAAGTGAAGATGATAATAGAGTTTCAGCATTTAAACATATTGAAATAGGAGGGAATAGGGGATATGTTTTATCTCCTGGATGTGATATCCCATATAACACACCAGTTAAAAATATCCAGGCTATAGCAGAGGTACTTTTTGAAGAATCACGATACGAAAAATATGCTAATCTCATTGCGAAAGAAATTGATATAAATGACGTAAGAATTCCGAATTTTGAAGGAGATATTCTTAGAATTGATTTATTTACACTTGACAGTGCTGCTTGTGCACCATGTCAGTATATGGTTGAAGCTGTGTTACAGACATTAGATGAAGATCTTAAAAATAATGTAAGAGTATTTGAACATAAGATAAAAAATATAGAAGCAATAAAACTTATGAAGAGTTTGAATGTTACTCAAATACCAACTATTATGATTGATGGCAAAATAGAATATGAAAGTATTATTCCTTCAATACAAGAATTAAAAAGTAAAATAGAAGGTGCTCTTAATAGAAAATTAAAAAGTTATAAATAG
- a CDS encoding methyltransferase MtaB domain-containing protein — translation MTFNTLAYADVNEFIFGKCKKPLTLKNGIKIGDGKVIPEVNFTLPPIEISKENITEIIEEYKKITYSILKRAIELNQEELVIEIELLPPMTLNPTWGAEICKTVKDTISEYESKYNIRCGLRITPNDLREMQRPVKLRNGNLLENILKTFELCAQNGADMLAIESTGGKELHDYSLMNGDIKGVLLSLGVLAPRDISFLWEKIISIANNTDTIPSGDTACAFANTAMVLAEQKFIPKIFAAIDRVASVPRTLIPYTIGAVGPGKDCGYENPYIKAIAGFPISMEGKSSACAHFSSVGNIAMSVADLWSNESVQNIRLLSGYAPIVSTEQLIYDCRLVNKALSNQETSLIVRDLLADSDAFLDVQAFVLHPKTVINIAKEIIKYSSAFLMTKYAIFATVEEIDKAIHDRLISLDEKETKWLDFIKSEIEEIPDDEEKFINDIKNFYDNDLLLFNEYNISV, via the coding sequence ATGACTTTTAATACTTTAGCGTATGCAGATGTGAATGAATTTATTTTTGGAAAATGTAAAAAACCTTTGACTTTGAAAAACGGTATAAAAATTGGTGACGGTAAGGTTATACCTGAGGTGAATTTTACATTACCGCCAATTGAAATTTCAAAAGAAAATATAACTGAAATTATTGAGGAGTATAAGAAGATTACTTATAGTATTCTAAAAAGAGCCATTGAATTAAATCAAGAAGAATTGGTTATTGAAATAGAACTTCTTCCTCCCATGACATTAAATCCCACATGGGGTGCTGAGATATGTAAAACTGTAAAAGACACAATTTCTGAATACGAATCAAAATATAACATAAGATGTGGTTTAAGAATTACTCCAAATGATTTAAGAGAAATGCAACGGCCTGTGAAATTAAGAAACGGGAACTTATTGGAAAATATACTAAAAACATTTGAACTATGTGCACAAAATGGTGCCGACATGCTGGCTATAGAATCTACTGGCGGGAAAGAATTACATGACTATTCTTTAATGAATGGTGATATAAAAGGAGTATTATTATCATTAGGTGTACTAGCCCCAAGAGATATTTCATTTTTATGGGAAAAAATAATATCTATAGCCAATAATACTGATACTATTCCATCAGGAGATACTGCATGTGCATTTGCTAATACTGCAATGGTGTTAGCTGAACAAAAATTTATTCCTAAAATATTTGCTGCTATTGATAGGGTTGCATCAGTACCAAGAACACTAATTCCTTATACTATTGGTGCAGTTGGTCCTGGCAAGGATTGTGGTTATGAAAATCCTTATATTAAAGCTATTGCTGGCTTTCCAATATCAATGGAAGGTAAATCAAGTGCATGTGCTCACTTTTCGTCTGTTGGCAATATTGCAATGAGTGTTGCAGATCTATGGAGTAATGAATCAGTCCAAAATATAAGGCTTCTAAGTGGTTATGCACCGATAGTATCAACCGAACAATTAATATATGATTGTAGATTAGTAAACAAAGCACTAAGCAATCAGGAGACTTCTTTAATTGTTAGAGATTTATTAGCCGATTCAGATGCTTTTCTAGATGTACAGGCTTTTGTATTACATCCTAAAACCGTAATTAATATTGCAAAAGAAATAATTAAGTATTCATCTGCTTTTTTAATGACTAAATATGCAATATTTGCTACAGTAGAAGAGATTGATAAAGCAATACATGATAGATTAATTTCATTAGATGAAAAAGAAACAAAATGGTTAGATTTTATTAAGTCGGAAATAGAAGAAATTCCTGATGATGAAGAAAAATTTATAAATGATATTAAAAATTTCTATGATAATGACTTATTATTATTTAACGAGTACAATATAAGTGTGTGA
- a CDS encoding carbohydrate kinase family protein encodes MYDFKKTLNLIEKEIDILTVGELLIDMISTEYGDDFQSSTYQKHFGGSPANIALNTKKLGLNSLIVGAVGKDGLGDFIINTVKNAGVETKYINRVDYSTSMVLVTKSKATPIPIFYRDADYHIYYSKKIEEIVKNSKIIHFSCWPISKSPARETIEKIIDIAKKNNTLICFDPNYHPMIWEKGHQAIDYIKWIIGNVDIIKPSEDDAERIFGKDLPQNQIEKFLKLGAKLVIMTLGKDGALMSNGKETISLNSVATEVIDTTGAGDAFWSGFYAGLVRHYKVLESLQMGLKASAIKLKTVGALLKEVQFEDLLE; translated from the coding sequence ATGTACGATTTTAAAAAAACTTTAAATTTAATAGAAAAAGAAATTGATATCCTCACAGTAGGTGAACTTTTAATTGATATGATTTCAACAGAGTATGGTGACGATTTTCAAAGTTCTACATATCAAAAACATTTTGGTGGTTCTCCTGCTAATATTGCACTTAATACAAAAAAATTAGGATTAAACTCACTCATTGTTGGTGCAGTGGGGAAAGATGGATTAGGAGACTTTATAATTAATACTGTTAAGAATGCTGGAGTTGAAACTAAATATATAAATAGAGTGGATTACTCGACAAGTATGGTATTGGTTACAAAAAGTAAAGCTACTCCTATTCCAATATTTTATAGAGATGCTGATTATCATATATATTATTCAAAAAAAATAGAAGAGATTGTAAAGAATTCTAAAATAATTCATTTTTCATGTTGGCCAATATCAAAAAGCCCTGCAAGAGAGACAATTGAAAAAATTATTGATATAGCTAAAAAAAATAATACATTGATTTGTTTTGATCCAAATTATCATCCAATGATATGGGAAAAAGGGCATCAAGCAATTGATTATATAAAATGGATTATTGGAAATGTGGATATAATAAAACCATCAGAAGATGATGCCGAAAGGATTTTTGGGAAGGATTTACCTCAAAATCAAATTGAAAAGTTTCTAAAATTAGGAGCTAAACTAGTAATTATGACATTAGGCAAAGATGGAGCCTTAATGTCTAATGGGAAAGAAACAATAAGCTTAAATTCAGTAGCAACAGAGGTAATTGATACAACTGGTGCAGGTGATGCATTTTGGTCTGGCTTTTATGCAGGTTTAGTAAGACATTATAAAGTTTTAGAATCATTACAAATGGGACTTAAAGCCAGTGCAATCAAGCTAAAAACAGTAGGTGCTTTGCTAAAAGAAGTACAATTTGAAGATTTATTAGAATAA
- a CDS encoding response regulator gives MLKIKVLIVDDDALIRESLKVLFELNSIEVLSLCSDANEAINICKQERPDIVLMDIRMPNMDGIIGTKKIKEIDNSIKIVLLTTFKDDEYILQAIKNGADGYILKNQSIESIIESLKAVLKGGVVFDSQIYGNISEMVNKKKNKSLEDIGLSSREIEIIQCIADGLSNKEIAQKLYISEGTVRNYISTILQKLNLRDRTQLVVYFYKNFI, from the coding sequence GTGTTGAAGATTAAAGTATTAATTGTTGATGATGATGCATTGATAAGAGAGAGTTTAAAAGTTCTTTTTGAATTAAATTCAATAGAGGTATTAAGCTTATGCTCTGATGCAAATGAGGCAATAAATATTTGTAAACAAGAAAGGCCTGATATTGTCCTTATGGATATTCGTATGCCAAATATGGATGGCATTATTGGAACAAAAAAAATAAAAGAAATAGATAACTCAATAAAAATTGTTCTTTTAACTACTTTTAAAGATGATGAATATATTTTACAAGCCATAAAAAATGGAGCAGATGGCTATATACTTAAGAATCAATCTATTGAAAGTATAATAGAGAGCCTAAAAGCAGTTTTAAAAGGTGGAGTAGTTTTTGATTCGCAAATATATGGAAATATTTCAGAAATGGTTAATAAAAAGAAAAATAAATCTCTCGAAGATATAGGTTTATCCTCAAGAGAAATAGAGATTATTCAATGTATAGCTGATGGACTATCAAATAAAGAGATCGCTCAAAAGCTTTATATTTCTGAAGGAACAGTAAGAAATTATATCTCTACAATTCTTCAGAAATTAAATCTCAGAGATAGAACACAGTTAGTAGTGTATTTTTATAAGAATTTTATATAA